One genomic region from Ornithinicoccus hortensis encodes:
- the pafA gene encoding Pup--protein ligase: MERRIFGIETEFGVHCAFTGERRLAPDEVARYLFRKVVSWGRSSNVFLGNGSRLYLDVGSHPEYATAECDDLDELVAHDKAGETILHDLALDAEQRMADEGISARVYVLKNNVDSRGNSYGCHENYLIRRQGELSRITDTLIPFLITRQLIAGAGRLHVTGDHAVYLISQRADHIWDGLSSATTRSRPIINTRDEPHADAERFRRLHVIVGDSTMSQTTTRLKVASTDLVLKMIEAGTPLGDYALDNPIRAIRDISRDLEGRHTLALSNGRTMTAVEMQTEFLARVSRYARSSGLAEREPYRSVLDLWERTLRAIETQDFSLVDTEVEWVMKLRTLREYAEAHDLPMTHPRVQQLDLAWHDIHPTRGLFSILTRRGRAATVVGPERIETATHTAPQTTRAKLRGDFVRAAQEHRRDFSVDWVHLKLNDAAQRTVLCKDPFVSEDHRITDLIDSIRSGTRPGSHRLI, translated from the coding sequence ATGGAACGCCGGATCTTCGGGATCGAGACCGAGTTCGGTGTCCACTGTGCCTTCACGGGGGAGCGGAGGCTGGCCCCGGATGAAGTCGCCCGCTACCTGTTCCGCAAGGTGGTCAGTTGGGGCCGCTCCAGCAACGTCTTCCTGGGCAACGGGTCGCGCCTCTACCTGGACGTGGGGTCCCACCCGGAGTACGCCACGGCCGAGTGCGACGACCTGGACGAGTTGGTCGCCCACGACAAGGCCGGCGAGACGATCCTGCACGACCTGGCGCTGGACGCCGAGCAGCGGATGGCCGACGAGGGGATCTCGGCGCGGGTCTACGTACTGAAGAACAACGTGGACTCCCGGGGCAACTCCTACGGCTGCCACGAGAACTACCTGATCCGCCGGCAGGGCGAGCTGAGCCGGATCACCGACACGCTCATCCCGTTCCTGATCACCCGCCAGCTGATCGCGGGTGCCGGGCGGCTGCACGTCACCGGTGACCACGCGGTCTACCTGATCAGCCAGCGCGCCGACCACATCTGGGACGGGCTGAGCTCGGCCACCACCCGGTCCCGCCCGATCATCAACACCCGCGACGAGCCGCACGCCGACGCCGAGCGGTTCCGCCGGCTGCACGTCATCGTGGGCGACTCCACGATGAGCCAGACCACCACGCGGCTCAAGGTCGCCAGCACGGACCTGGTGCTGAAGATGATCGAGGCCGGCACCCCGCTGGGCGACTATGCCCTGGACAACCCGATCCGCGCGATCCGCGACATTTCCCGGGACCTGGAGGGACGGCATACCCTCGCGTTGTCCAACGGGCGCACCATGACGGCCGTGGAGATGCAGACCGAGTTCCTGGCCAGGGTGAGTCGGTACGCGCGGTCCTCCGGGCTGGCCGAGCGCGAGCCCTACCGGTCGGTGCTGGACCTGTGGGAGCGGACCCTGCGGGCGATCGAGACCCAGGACTTCTCGCTGGTCGACACCGAGGTCGAGTGGGTGATGAAGCTGCGCACGCTGCGCGAGTATGCCGAGGCGCACGACCTGCCGATGACGCACCCGCGCGTGCAGCAGCTGGACCTGGCCTGGCACGACATCCACCCCACGCGGGGGCTGTTCAGCATCCTGACCCGGCGCGGTCGGGCGGCCACGGTCGTGGGTCCGGAGCGGATCGAGACAGCGACGCACACCGCGCCGCAGACGACCCGGGCCAAGCTGCGCGGCGACTTCGTGCGGGCAGCCCAGGAGCACCGGCGCGACTTCAGCGTCGACTGGGTGCACCTGAAGCTCAACGACGCCGCCCAGCGGACCGTGCTGTGCAAGGACCCGTTCGTCAGCGAGGACCACCGGATCACCGACCTGATCGACTCGATCCGCAGCGGAACGCGACCGGGATCACACCGCCTGATCTGA
- a CDS encoding IS110 family transposase, with product MTSVTDLRDVVDTVIGVDTHVQTHSAAVVDARTGGVLEEITVEATTDGYARLVEFANEHAALRAWAIEGTGGHGAGLTRHLERNQEVVVELDRPERAKRRNGAKSDPLDAIRAAREALSRAKLGTPRSGGDRQALSVLLAARRSAVNASTDAQRQLFSLLIAAPEPIRERFRGQKVPAMIRTAAKMRLNSTWDLETTTTVRTLRALARRARALSKEAAEHENAIRAIVLAWRPDVLAQPGVGPIVAATVLCAWSHPGRIHSEAAFAMLAGVAPIPANSGQVTTRHRLNRYGDRQLNRALHTIALSRIHYDQTTREYVTRRTAEGKTNREITRCLKRYIARDLYRLLEAGPIRP from the coding sequence ATGACCAGTGTGACCGATCTACGTGACGTCGTCGATACCGTCATCGGCGTCGACACCCACGTCCAGACTCACTCAGCGGCCGTGGTCGACGCGCGGACCGGCGGTGTGCTTGAGGAGATCACCGTCGAAGCCACGACCGACGGCTATGCCCGACTGGTGGAGTTCGCTAACGAGCACGCAGCACTGCGGGCGTGGGCGATCGAAGGCACCGGCGGGCACGGCGCCGGCCTGACCCGGCACCTCGAGCGCAACCAGGAGGTCGTGGTCGAGCTCGACCGTCCCGAACGCGCTAAGCGACGTAACGGCGCCAAGTCCGACCCGCTCGACGCGATCCGCGCCGCCCGCGAAGCACTGTCCCGCGCGAAGCTCGGCACCCCGCGCAGTGGCGGGGACCGCCAGGCGCTCTCGGTGCTGCTGGCCGCGCGCCGGTCCGCAGTCAACGCCTCCACCGACGCCCAACGCCAGCTGTTCAGCCTCCTCATCGCCGCGCCCGAGCCGATCCGCGAGCGGTTCCGCGGCCAGAAGGTCCCGGCGATGATCAGGACCGCGGCGAAAATGCGTCTGAACTCAACGTGGGACCTGGAGACCACTACGACCGTCAGGACCTTGCGCGCCCTGGCCCGGCGGGCACGTGCCCTGTCGAAGGAGGCCGCCGAGCACGAGAACGCCATCCGGGCGATCGTGCTGGCCTGGCGCCCCGACGTCCTGGCCCAGCCCGGTGTCGGGCCGATCGTGGCCGCGACCGTGCTGTGCGCCTGGTCCCACCCAGGCCGGATCCACTCCGAGGCCGCCTTCGCGATGCTCGCCGGCGTAGCCCCGATCCCGGCCAACAGCGGCCAGGTCACCACCCGACACCGCCTCAACCGGTACGGCGACCGACAGCTCAACCGGGCACTGCACACCATCGCGCTCTCCCGCATCCACTACGACCAAACCACCCGCGAATACGTCACCCGTCGCACCGCCGAGGGCAAGACCAACCGCGAAATCACACGCTGCCTCAAGCGCTACATCGCTCGCGATCTCTACCGCCTGCTCGAAGCAGGCCCGATCAGGCCTTGA
- a CDS encoding helix-turn-helix transcriptional regulator, protein MSRTFETATDRLGRLLTMVPWLLTRQGIDIGEAAVQFGVSQKQIVDDLELLFVCGTPGHMPDDLIEASWEDGRVHLGNADTIARPLRLGRDEALALIVALRALAEVPGIEERDAIDRALAKLEQASGEAGQASAQVRIDIDTDEHEQRVLGLVRDAVERWRRVHLCYLVASRDESTERDVDPMRVLSIDGRWYLEAWCHRAEDVRMFRLDRVQEATVLDVDGTPPVQARPREVTSGVFQASPEDVVVELELAPRAAWVAENFPVESAEHRDDGSARVVLRAADPAWVVRLVWRLGGAATVLAPPSLVETIRQGAAAALDGYPDGPAAAGQPTTGPAGE, encoded by the coding sequence GTGAGCAGGACGTTCGAGACGGCGACGGACCGGCTGGGGCGGCTGCTGACGATGGTGCCGTGGCTGCTGACGAGGCAAGGCATCGACATCGGGGAGGCCGCGGTGCAGTTCGGGGTGAGCCAGAAGCAGATCGTCGACGACCTGGAGCTGCTGTTCGTCTGCGGGACGCCGGGGCACATGCCGGACGACCTGATCGAGGCGTCCTGGGAGGACGGGCGGGTCCACCTGGGTAATGCCGACACGATCGCCCGGCCGTTGCGCCTGGGGCGGGACGAGGCGCTGGCGCTCATCGTGGCGCTGCGGGCGCTGGCCGAGGTGCCGGGGATCGAGGAACGGGACGCGATCGACCGGGCGCTGGCCAAGCTGGAGCAGGCCTCCGGCGAGGCGGGGCAGGCGTCGGCGCAGGTGCGGATCGACATCGACACCGACGAACACGAGCAACGGGTGCTGGGACTGGTCAGGGACGCCGTGGAGCGCTGGCGCCGGGTGCACCTGTGCTACCTGGTGGCCTCCCGCGACGAGAGCACCGAGCGCGACGTGGACCCCATGCGGGTGCTCTCGATCGACGGACGCTGGTACCTGGAGGCCTGGTGCCACCGGGCCGAGGACGTCCGGATGTTCCGGCTGGACCGGGTGCAGGAGGCCACGGTCCTCGACGTCGACGGCACCCCACCGGTGCAGGCGCGGCCCCGGGAGGTCACCTCCGGGGTCTTCCAGGCCTCGCCCGAGGACGTCGTCGTCGAGCTGGAGCTGGCCCCGCGCGCCGCCTGGGTGGCCGAGAACTTCCCGGTCGAGAGCGCCGAGCACCGCGACGACGGGTCGGCCCGGGTGGTGCTGCGCGCCGCCGACCCGGCCTGGGTGGTCCGGCTGGTCTGGCGCCTCGGCGGCGCGGCCACCGTCCTCGCACCGCCCTCCCTGGTGGAGACCATCCGGCAGGGTGCGGCCGCGGCCCTCGACGGCTACCCGGACGGGCCGGCCGCGGCCGGGCAACCCACGACCGGGCCAGCCGGGGAATAG
- a CDS encoding FKBP-type peptidyl-prolyl cis-trans isomerase, translating into MRSPTLRLLSVALATGLLLTACGDGDGDGTDTDQSTATAGDDAAATSIAPRGDLADVALEEVDGAPALTLGGTVFAEGDVPFSAAETAVQEVSAGEGEEITAEHHVRVRYIMVNGTSGEEIVNSVADDQEVTFDLSQETLLPGLKNALVGTAPGAEVITAMTPADAFGEGGQPDLGVTGADTLIAYIEVVSAHVPLSQAEGTDVDPVEGLPTVEADGTTPAQVTIPDGEDPPTDLVVQPLIEGEGAEVQAGQQLTVHYTGVKWSDGEQFDSSLERGEPFAFQVGAGQVITGWDEGLVGQKVGSRVLLVIPPDQAYGDDDPNLGGETLVFVVDILDAD; encoded by the coding sequence GTGCGCTCTCCCACACTCCGGCTGCTCAGCGTGGCCCTGGCCACCGGGCTGCTCCTGACCGCCTGCGGCGACGGTGACGGCGACGGCACCGATACCGACCAGAGCACGGCCACCGCCGGCGACGACGCCGCCGCGACCTCGATCGCCCCGCGGGGCGATCTCGCCGACGTGGCGCTGGAGGAGGTCGACGGTGCCCCGGCCCTGACCCTGGGCGGGACCGTGTTCGCCGAGGGCGATGTCCCCTTCTCCGCCGCCGAGACCGCCGTGCAGGAGGTGAGTGCCGGGGAGGGCGAGGAGATCACCGCCGAGCACCACGTCCGGGTCCGCTACATCATGGTCAATGGCACGAGTGGCGAGGAGATCGTCAACTCGGTGGCCGACGACCAGGAGGTCACCTTCGACCTGTCCCAGGAGACCCTGCTGCCGGGGTTGAAGAACGCCCTGGTCGGCACGGCTCCCGGCGCCGAGGTGATCACCGCGATGACCCCGGCCGACGCGTTCGGCGAGGGCGGGCAGCCCGACCTCGGGGTGACCGGGGCCGACACCCTCATCGCCTACATCGAGGTCGTGTCCGCACACGTGCCGCTGAGCCAGGCCGAGGGCACCGACGTGGACCCCGTCGAGGGCCTGCCGACCGTGGAGGCCGACGGGACCACCCCGGCGCAGGTCACCATCCCCGACGGTGAGGACCCCCCGACCGACCTGGTCGTCCAGCCGCTCATCGAGGGCGAGGGCGCCGAGGTGCAGGCGGGGCAGCAGCTCACCGTGCACTACACCGGTGTGAAGTGGAGCGACGGCGAGCAGTTCGACTCCTCGCTGGAGCGCGGCGAGCCGTTCGCCTTCCAGGTCGGGGCCGGTCAGGTCATCACGGGCTGGGACGAGGGCCTGGTCGGCCAGAAGGTCGGCAGCCGGGTGCTGCTCGTCATCCCGCCGGACCAGGCCTACGGCGACGACGACCCGAACCTCGGCGGCGAGACCCTGGTTTTCGTCGTCGACATCCTGGACGCCGACTGA
- a CDS encoding helix-turn-helix transcriptional regulator, whose protein sequence is MARSTPASTKTERLLNLVIALLYTRQPMSKARIRKAVPQYADSSDEAFDRMFERDKDELRDLGIPLRTETIDPLFDDEPGYRIDRREYALPEIEFATDELAVIGLASRAWSQASLAGAAAQALRKLETDGLTRDDASVAGFEPLLHTSAPAFEPVRNAVLNRQPITFDYRGSGGAGVTSRQVQPWVLTAWHGHWYLTGHDLGREAPRMFRVDRIVGAVRTQGRPGGYQVPEDHDPRAMITSSSSSAPVTGTVAVRKGAGHTLRRRATGVTEVDDRWDRLTVEADTGWGLVEEVASLGPDARLVEPAELAERVREALYAVAQAHGPAGEAGPARGAGEGSFTPEPGASDREGSLRSAGLSGNPIIRQEGQP, encoded by the coding sequence ATGGCCCGCAGCACCCCCGCATCCACCAAGACCGAGCGCTTGCTCAACCTGGTGATCGCCCTGCTCTACACCCGGCAGCCGATGAGCAAGGCACGCATCCGCAAGGCGGTGCCGCAGTATGCCGACAGCAGCGACGAGGCGTTCGACCGGATGTTTGAGCGGGACAAGGACGAGCTGCGCGACCTGGGCATCCCGTTGCGCACCGAGACGATCGACCCGCTGTTCGACGACGAACCCGGCTACCGGATCGACCGCCGCGAGTACGCACTGCCGGAGATCGAGTTCGCCACAGACGAGCTCGCCGTGATCGGCCTGGCCAGCCGCGCCTGGTCGCAGGCCAGCCTCGCCGGGGCGGCGGCCCAGGCGCTGCGCAAGTTGGAGACCGACGGCCTGACCAGGGACGATGCCTCGGTGGCCGGCTTCGAGCCGCTGCTGCACACCAGCGCCCCGGCGTTCGAGCCGGTCCGGAACGCGGTGCTGAACCGGCAGCCGATCACCTTCGACTACCGGGGCAGCGGGGGAGCGGGGGTCACGAGCCGGCAGGTCCAGCCGTGGGTGCTGACCGCCTGGCACGGCCACTGGTACCTCACCGGCCACGACCTGGGGCGCGAGGCGCCGCGGATGTTCCGGGTCGACCGGATCGTCGGGGCCGTCCGCACGCAGGGCCGGCCCGGTGGCTACCAAGTCCCCGAGGACCACGACCCGCGCGCGATGATCACCTCCAGCAGCTCGTCGGCCCCGGTGACCGGCACGGTCGCGGTGCGCAAGGGCGCCGGCCACACGCTGCGCCGGCGGGCGACCGGGGTCACCGAGGTCGACGACCGGTGGGACAGGCTCACCGTCGAGGCCGATACCGGGTGGGGTCTGGTCGAGGAGGTCGCCTCCCTCGGGCCGGACGCCCGACTGGTGGAGCCCGCGGAGCTGGCCGAGCGGGTGCGCGAGGCGTTGTATGCCGTGGCGCAGGCCCACGGACCGGCGGGCGAGGCTGGGCCGGCGAGGGGCGCCGGCGAGGGGAGCTTCACCCCGGAACCTGGCGCTTCCGACCGGGAAGGTTCCCTACGAAGCGCAGGATTATCGGGTAACCCGATAATCCGACAGGAGGGCCAGCCGTGA
- a CDS encoding diacylglycerol/lipid kinase family protein → MTRYAVLRGHRSGRGRAGERGVAVAEALRAAGQQVHELAADTADAAREACRVAVQEGVQVLVVVGGDGAVGLAAGACRGTGTALGIVPAGTGNDNARSLGIPLRTEAAISTLLHDARRPVDLIEVAPTGRVVLGSVPTALDARIALRATTLPKWLGPTVYAAATLPELRHLRPQPYRLELDGVPWETEALVVAACNMPVYGGGMRIAPDADPTDGLLDVVVIGRVGARQALGLLTGVFAGRHVGHPSVQVRRAATVRVEGPELVVLGDGDPIGPLPVTCTTLPGAVQVVVPPGAVS, encoded by the coding sequence GTGACCCGGTATGCCGTGCTCCGGGGGCATCGCTCCGGCCGGGGGCGGGCCGGGGAACGCGGGGTGGCGGTCGCCGAGGCGCTGCGCGCCGCCGGGCAACAGGTCCACGAGCTCGCGGCGGACACGGCCGACGCCGCCCGCGAGGCCTGCCGGGTCGCGGTGCAGGAGGGGGTCCAGGTCCTCGTGGTGGTCGGCGGGGACGGGGCCGTGGGACTGGCGGCCGGGGCCTGCCGGGGCACCGGGACGGCGCTGGGCATCGTGCCCGCCGGCACGGGCAACGACAACGCCCGGTCCCTCGGCATACCGCTCCGGACGGAGGCGGCGATCTCCACCCTGCTGCACGACGCGCGGCGCCCCGTCGACCTGATCGAGGTGGCACCCACCGGCCGGGTGGTCCTGGGGTCGGTGCCCACGGCACTGGACGCCCGCATCGCGCTCCGGGCCACGACGCTTCCCAAGTGGCTCGGTCCGACCGTCTACGCGGCGGCCACGCTGCCCGAGTTGCGCCACCTCCGGCCCCAGCCCTACCGGCTGGAGCTGGACGGCGTGCCCTGGGAGACCGAGGCCCTGGTGGTGGCCGCGTGCAACATGCCGGTCTACGGCGGCGGGATGCGGATCGCCCCGGACGCGGACCCCACCGACGGACTGCTGGACGTCGTCGTCATCGGCCGGGTGGGTGCGCGGCAGGCGCTGGGCCTGCTCACCGGTGTCTTCGCCGGCCGACACGTCGGCCACCCCTCGGTGCAGGTGCGGCGCGCCGCCACGGTCCGGGTCGAGGGACCGGAACTGGTCGTCCTGGGGGACGGCGACCCCATCGGGCCGCTGCCGGTGACCTGCACGACGCTGCCCGGGGCGGTGCAGGTCGTGGTCCCGCCGGGGGCCGTCTCCTGA
- a CDS encoding DUF3866 family protein, which yields MIQWREGEVVAVGPRWGSAAEVEVALTDGGSPAGAPGTSAGGRVRGVVYADLLGEVVVGDRVLLNCNALAKDLGTGGLALVVAVLGRLPDVAPTEVGHLVKARYTPLQAVVLGADEQDSPHHAVLEEADNIDGMPVVAADLHSSLPAILAGLRASNPGARAVYVMTDGGALPAAFSRTAAQLREHGWLEAVVTTGQSYGGDFEAVTVHTGLLTARLVADADVAIVTQGPGNLGTGTRWGFSGVAAGEALNAAAVVGGHGIATLRVSGADPRARHRGISHHSLTAYGRVLARFADLPVPDLRGQPGVPDELAEMVTVQAAELVGDAPQLRRHEVDPAGLMEALRDCPVRLSTMGRGLEDDPAAFLAAAAAGRHAAAVLDRIDLRG from the coding sequence GTGATCCAGTGGCGAGAGGGAGAAGTCGTCGCCGTCGGGCCCCGCTGGGGTTCGGCCGCGGAGGTCGAGGTGGCGCTGACCGACGGCGGGTCGCCGGCGGGTGCCCCGGGAACCTCGGCCGGTGGCCGGGTCCGCGGGGTGGTGTATGCCGACCTGCTGGGTGAGGTGGTGGTCGGCGACCGGGTCCTGCTGAACTGCAACGCCCTGGCGAAGGACCTCGGCACCGGCGGCCTGGCCCTGGTCGTTGCCGTGCTCGGGCGCCTCCCGGACGTGGCGCCCACGGAGGTCGGCCACCTGGTGAAGGCGCGCTACACCCCCTTGCAGGCGGTGGTCCTCGGCGCGGACGAACAGGACAGCCCGCACCACGCGGTGCTGGAGGAGGCGGACAACATCGACGGGATGCCCGTCGTCGCGGCCGACCTGCACTCGAGCCTGCCGGCGATCCTGGCGGGGCTACGGGCGAGCAACCCCGGCGCGAGGGCGGTCTACGTGATGACCGACGGGGGCGCCCTGCCTGCCGCCTTCTCCCGGACGGCTGCGCAGCTGCGCGAGCACGGGTGGCTGGAGGCCGTCGTCACGACCGGGCAGAGCTACGGCGGGGACTTCGAGGCGGTCACGGTGCACACCGGGCTGCTGACCGCCCGGTTGGTCGCCGACGCCGACGTCGCGATCGTCACCCAGGGTCCGGGCAACCTGGGGACCGGCACCCGCTGGGGCTTCTCCGGGGTCGCGGCGGGCGAGGCCCTGAACGCCGCCGCCGTCGTGGGGGGCCACGGCATCGCCACGCTCCGCGTGTCGGGAGCCGACCCCCGCGCGCGGCACCGCGGCATCTCCCACCACAGCCTCACGGCATACGGGAGGGTGCTGGCGCGGTTCGCCGACCTGCCGGTGCCCGACCTGCGGGGCCAGCCGGGCGTGCCGGACGAACTGGCCGAGATGGTGACCGTGCAGGCCGCCGAGCTCGTGGGCGACGCGCCGCAGCTGCGCCGGCACGAGGTGGACCCCGCCGGCCTGATGGAGGCGCTGCGGGACTGCCCCGTCCGGCTCTCCACGATGGGCCGCGGGCTCGAGGACGACCCGGCCGCCTTCCTGGCTGCCGCGGCCGCGGGCCGTCACGCCGCCGCGGTGCTCGACCGGATCGACCTGCGGGGCTGA
- the tatA gene encoding Sec-independent protein translocase subunit TatA produces MFARLFDSPWSIVVIVLVIVVLFGWKRLPDAARSLGRSMRIFKSEVQQMTDKDDNPSAASQDTVRGETAREDHRTERPADGAANGQNPPGDDPHRS; encoded by the coding sequence GTGTTCGCCAGACTCTTCGACAGTCCCTGGTCGATCGTCGTCATCGTCCTGGTGATCGTGGTGCTCTTCGGCTGGAAGCGCCTGCCCGACGCCGCCCGCAGCCTGGGCCGGTCGATGCGCATCTTCAAGTCCGAGGTGCAGCAGATGACCGACAAGGACGACAACCCGAGCGCCGCGAGCCAGGACACCGTCCGGGGCGAGACCGCCCGGGAGGACCACCGCACCGAGCGTCCGGCGGACGGCGCCGCGAACGGCCAGAACCCTCCGGGCGACGACCCGCACCGGTCCTGA
- a CDS encoding FKBP-type peptidyl-prolyl cis-trans isomerase encodes MSEKTKPEIDFPGDNPPGELVIEDIVVGDGAEATAGSTVLAHYVGVAWSTGEEFDASWNRGEPLAFRAGVGQVIQGWDQGILGMKVGGRRKLTIPPHLGYGDRGAGGAIKGGETLIFVVDLEDVR; translated from the coding sequence ATGAGCGAGAAGACCAAGCCCGAGATCGACTTCCCCGGCGACAACCCGCCCGGCGAGCTGGTGATCGAGGACATCGTCGTCGGTGACGGCGCCGAGGCCACGGCCGGCAGCACCGTCCTGGCGCACTACGTCGGCGTTGCCTGGTCCACCGGCGAGGAGTTCGACGCCTCCTGGAACCGCGGCGAGCCGCTGGCCTTCCGGGCCGGTGTCGGCCAGGTCATCCAGGGCTGGGACCAGGGCATCCTGGGCATGAAGGTCGGCGGCCGGCGCAAGCTGACCATCCCGCCGCACCTGGGCTACGGCGACCGCGGCGCCGGCGGTGCCATCAAGGGCGGCGAGACGCTGATCTTCGTGGTCGACCTGGAGGACGTGCGCTAG
- the tatC gene encoding twin-arginine translocase subunit TatC, which yields MPSLRRPRHPEGRMSLADHFRELRNRAFIAALAVLVCAVLGWIYYQDLFDVILRPLLEVRDERGDALVNINFGGSITQPFSVRLTVSIFVGVVLASPVWIWQIWGFLLPGLRPREKRIALAYFLVSVPLFFAGCALAAWALPQTVAVLLSFTPTGAANLQDAMVYLHFILYFIVAFGIAFLLPVIMVGLNSLRVLPVRIMIKGWRIALVGILIFAALVTPDPSAWTMIALSIPMFALYWCAVAVSALLERRRRKRDPDWLATPDDQASAL from the coding sequence GTGCCGTCGCTGCGCCGACCCCGCCACCCCGAGGGGCGGATGTCGCTGGCCGACCACTTCCGCGAGCTGCGCAACCGCGCCTTCATCGCGGCGTTGGCGGTGCTGGTGTGCGCGGTGCTCGGGTGGATCTACTACCAGGACCTGTTCGACGTCATCCTCCGGCCGCTGCTGGAGGTCCGGGACGAGCGCGGTGACGCCCTCGTCAACATCAACTTCGGCGGGAGCATCACCCAGCCGTTCTCGGTCCGGCTGACGGTCTCGATCTTCGTCGGGGTCGTCCTGGCCTCCCCGGTCTGGATCTGGCAGATCTGGGGCTTCCTGCTCCCCGGCCTGCGCCCCCGCGAGAAGCGGATCGCGCTGGCCTACTTCCTGGTCTCGGTGCCACTCTTCTTCGCCGGCTGCGCGCTGGCCGCGTGGGCGCTGCCGCAGACCGTCGCGGTGCTGCTGTCCTTCACCCCCACGGGTGCGGCCAACCTGCAGGACGCGATGGTCTACCTGCACTTCATCCTCTACTTCATCGTCGCCTTCGGGATCGCCTTCCTGCTCCCGGTGATCATGGTCGGGCTCAACTCGCTGCGGGTGCTGCCGGTGCGCATCATGATCAAGGGCTGGCGGATCGCCCTGGTCGGGATCCTGATCTTCGCCGCGCTGGTCACCCCCGACCCCAGCGCCTGGACGATGATCGCCCTGTCCATCCCGATGTTCGCGCTCTACTGGTGCGCGGTCGCGGTCTCGGCGCTCCTGGAGCGCCGCCGCAGGAAGCGGGACCCCGACTGGCTGGCCACCCCCGACGACCAGGCGAGCGCGCTGTGA